A single window of Drosophila suzukii chromosome 3, CBGP_Dsuzu_IsoJpt1.0, whole genome shotgun sequence DNA harbors:
- the LOC108012971 gene encoding uncharacterized protein — protein MEISKVKTEMSSMSEQVCEDADRWQMGIKNGQETMKLIKTIYRRIFATEDLLNNADSRKGLQSTEKRINNLYLRLERPLSTMTKILKSLTKVRDNTARMLNRLTLWMDDEIVAAHRILPNLKSSQLLTVLQLLRQRYDAEWEVKEMVVNDLEHINNSYELDILVDGWDICKHAGGLEFAKSLRNHYRVVGRTQPSFTKKFHYI, from the exons ATGGAAATTTCAAAAGTCAAAACTGAGATGTCTTCCATGTCCGAGCAGGTTTGCGAGGATGCGGACCGTTGGCAAATGGGCATTAAGAATGGCCAGGAGACCATGAAGCTTATCAAGACTATATACCGCCGGATCTTCGCCACCGAGGATCTCCTGAATAATGCGGACTCAAGGAAGGGTCTTCAGTCCACTGAGAAGCGGATCAATAATTTATATCTACGCCTCGAGCGTCCTCTGTCAACGATGaccaaaattttaaaatcactAACTAAGGTTAGGGACAACACTGCCCGCATGCTGAACCGACTGACCCTCTGGATGGATGACGAAATAGTGGCGGCACACAGGATCCTTCCCAACTTAAAGAGTTCCCAACTCCTGACGGTGCTACAGTTGCTGAGGCAACGATATGATGCTGAGTGGGAGGTCAAGGAGATGGTTGTCA ATGACTTGGAGCACATAAACAACTCCTACGAGCTGGACATTTTGGTGGATGGTTGGGACATATGCAAGCATGCGGGAGGTCTGGAGTTCGCCAAGTCGTTGCGCAATCATTATAGGGTCGTTGGACGCACGCAACCTTCGTTTACCAAGAAATTCCATTACATTTAA